Proteins from one Ramlibacter sp. PS4R-6 genomic window:
- a CDS encoding retropepsin-like aspartic protease — MLDFGGRPVVEVTINGKGPFKLIVDTGASVTVLDTSLAADLGLAGTDVEVDELRIGPVVLAKLDVFVAPIARIMRGDDIPRGVLSASAFHGHLVTFDYPARKFFLQRGALPPAESRTVFSYKGDDLPSVPVMVAGKEISVHLDTGAPYALALPTRYLKELPLAGEPVRKGTARTHAGELPIFEATVVGDVTLGEFKLPVRVLRFTDVVPDPHARPRGQVGGEALKDFILTLDASNERLRLARSA; from the coding sequence ATGCTCGACTTCGGCGGCCGCCCGGTCGTCGAGGTGACGATCAACGGCAAGGGCCCGTTCAAATTGATCGTCGACACCGGCGCTTCGGTGACGGTGCTGGACACGTCGCTCGCGGCCGACCTCGGGCTGGCCGGCACGGACGTCGAGGTCGACGAACTGCGCATCGGCCCCGTGGTGCTGGCCAAGCTCGATGTCTTCGTCGCGCCCATCGCGCGGATCATGCGCGGCGACGACATCCCGCGCGGCGTGCTGAGCGCATCGGCCTTCCACGGCCACCTGGTCACGTTCGATTACCCCGCGCGCAAGTTCTTCCTGCAGCGCGGCGCGCTGCCGCCGGCGGAAAGCCGCACGGTGTTCTCGTACAAGGGCGACGACCTGCCGTCGGTGCCGGTGATGGTGGCCGGCAAGGAAATCTCCGTGCACCTGGACACGGGTGCGCCTTACGCGCTCGCGCTGCCCACGCGCTACCTGAAGGAGCTGCCGCTGGCCGGCGAGCCGGTGCGCAAGGGCACGGCACGCACGCATGCCGGCGAGCTGCCGATCTTCGAAGCCACCGTGGTGGGCGACGTGACGCTGGGCGAGTTCAAGCTGCCGGTGCGCGTCCTGCGCTTTACCGACGTCGTGCCCGACCCGCACGCCCGGCCGCGCGGCCAGGTCGGCGGCGAGGCGCTGAAGGATTTCATCCTGACGCTCGATGCGTCCAACGAACGCCTGCGACTGGCGAGGTCCGCATGA